The Spinacia oleracea cultivar Varoflay chromosome 2, BTI_SOV_V1, whole genome shotgun sequence DNA segment CAAGCAATAATATAGATATGTAAAATGTTATCCGAAAgatttttatttctcatttgtgTCCTTGAACAAATACATAATGGAATATTAGTTTTTTCTATGAGATTTGCCTCAAAAAATTCACCTAGCAATTATATAGTCAAGCCAATTTACACTTAAAAGATGAAAAAAGACTTAAACGGATCAACTTCAGGTTAACCCGTTTATAGCCGGGTTGTAATGGGTTGAGAATGTCAacctttttaaataaaaaggtcGGATTGGGTCggaaaaatctcaacccgtttataaatgAATAGACCTGATTACGGCCCAACCCAACTCAACCATTGCCAgctctattttttttaacgcATCACTTGTCTTTTGtggattttgttttttattgCATCATTTTTACAATTTGGTAGTTTTCTACCATATTTTAttgtttctcttttttattAATCTCTACTCAaaatattttattgtttttctcTTCCATATCCTCcacttaaataattttaaaaaaattcgacATCTTTCACATGCTATCACTATCATGATTTCCATTATTGTTTATCTTTAAATTTTCATTTATCCACttatattatttaaattgagcgatttccttcaatattgcataaagatccaataatatccaaaatacgttactttttaaGTTAATTCCCACCacaccgtccacgtcagcaagggagaaagagaagtaatttttttttcggttcagcgttgaaccgccatctgagatagcggtttcgttttaaagcaaaccgtcatctcagatggcggttcaatgctATCTTAGatagcggtttgctttaaaacaaaaccgtTATCTCATatagcggtttgctttaaaacattACTGGCGTACGGTAAGTTTTTGTTTGGAAGCTCACTGTAAGTTTTGATTTAGGGAAtatataaaccgctatctcagatagagGTTTacataaaccgctatctcagatagcggtttacatAAACCGCTACCTGAGATAACGGTTTAGTGAcgctttgttttaaaaaaatcggTTTTAATGcggacgtggacggtatggtgggaattaagttagAAAGTGGCGCATTTTAGGAATTTGACGTTCTTTACACAATATTGGAGGAAATCGCTCATTTAAATTCCGTAATATTTTTGCATGAGCTTATTAAAAATGTGTGCCTATACAAATGacgcatttaaaaaaaaaaaaaaccaaagacAAGTTCACAAGTTTACAATGCAATATCACATTGCTACATACAGTAGTGACAAAGTATTCCCCTTGTGTCCTCAAAGGACAAATATTGTTGTCCTTTCTGGCTAATAATGCTAATAAGGATCTCTTAGTTTTATAAccgacattttttttaaaagtataaTCACAATTTTGTAATTGTTCCGACAAACACGTTACAATTACCAAAAAACTTAGTAAAAATTACCTcaatatacaataaatttatcgtaCACCTTGTGTATTAGAGGTCTTTCAGACTTAATTTCACATACTTCGTATTTTCTACGTTTTTGAGTTGTATCGTATGTTTGAACTGTAACGTAACACACCGTTTATGTAAATAAGATACAACCTGACCAATAATGTACAAAACTAAGACTTTGGCAAACGTTGTGATTGTCACAATTAGTAATTTGTATAGTCACAAAGCCTCCCATATACATTATACACCATACTATACACAACTTTTCTTGATCACAAACTATAGTATTTTCTTACCAGAAACCATGTTTTAAGCTAATTAACCTGCTCACTGTTGGGTCTGTTGTTAGCTGCAAGGCTTGCAACTCTTTTCTCTTCTTCGACTTGCTCGATTAAAACTTGAATTTCTGCTTCAGTAAGGCCTTCCAATCGTTTCTGCAAAATGAAAAGGATAATACATTAAAGAATAAAGGGATTATATGCTGATGAACCTGGTTATAGACGGTGCAACAAAAATAAACCAACTAGTATAAGAATATATGGAGTACTCTGTAAAAATAACCTAACTATCAAACTTTGTTAAAAACAACTGCATTAGATAGAGATGCAAGCAGTGACTGGAAAAAGAATCTCGCGCAATGGATCTCTgtttctgttcgacttatttttgacaaaataagttcagataagttcagttaaattcagataatacttcctccaatttttaaTACTTGCAACGTTGGTAACTTTCACGAATGCCTATGcaaaactttgatcattaatatctttaattttatttaagcaaaaattataaaaagttaatattttgaaaatacaaattgagacgaatctaacaagattctgcatgattatgttttatcttacgtatAAGTCACCAATAATAGTCAAaatagaatatgtgaatagtgtaaaataccccaaacgttgcgagtattaaaaatcggaggaagtataagtttAGAAAACattcagacattttcacacacaaataagtttatttcggACAAAATGACAAAATAAGTATTTTCAGATAAAATGAGTTCAGTtaaggctccgttctattggacttattttgaccgaacttatattatttgaacttatctaaacttaactgaactgatcttaacttattttatctgaaaaaatacttattttgtctgaaataaacttatttgtgtgtgaaaatgtctgaaaaaaacttatttttgctgaacttattatattatatgaacttatctgaacttatatgaacaaataagtcgaacaaaacAGAATAGAgcttaagttcatataagttcagacaaaataagtcgaatagtaaccaaaaaaaaaaaggtgtttAAATCAAGGGCACTTTGCTTCGTAATCTTGTTTTAAGGAAGAAGGTGATCTGCTGGAGTTAAACATATCATATTGGACATTACATGGTTTACTTACAAGTGAGCCAGAAAGAGACAGAATGTTTATTAGAGACATCAATGCTTAGGAACTGAACAAGAAAGAAAGGATAAGAGGTCCCAAAGAGGTACTTGTATTAAGTTGGTACTTATCTTTCTCACACTTACAGATATAATTAGGGTAGGGCTACAATTAGATCACAATTAAGAAAGTGAAGGCCTGTCTAATTCACGAACAGATACGGACTTTCAGAGTAGCAACTAAGAATTGTATCATATCAAGAAAGAACCCTGAATGACCAGACCTTAAGGTCTGAAATTGTCCACATCTGAAGACGGCGTGTATATGATATATAACGACCAAATTATTGAAGGTGTTGTTTGGTCGACATGAAAAATCATAGGTGATGTTTGGTTAACATGAAAAACCATGGGAAATATGATTTCCTAGGAAATGGACGATTGTAgaattgtttggttgacaaaaaCATAAGATGTCACACTTTTTGGGAATTTCCACTTCCTacaaaatggaggaagttgCTTACCTAGGTTCCCCTAGGTAAGTTGAACATCACATGGGAAGTAAATTCTCATGTTTAACCAAACAACATCACGCAATTCCTAGGAAATGCTTATGCATGGGAAAACTTCTTCTTAGGAAGTTCTACTTCCCACGATCAACCAAACGACCCCATAGAAAGTGTAGTTTTCTAGGAAGTGGAAGGTTGTAGTGTTGTTTGGTTTGCGAAAACATGGGAAGTCACACCTCCTAGGAACTTCTACTTCCCATGAAATGGAGGAAGTTGCTCTAAAAAGGAGGAAGTTGCTTACCTAGGCCCCCTAGGTAAGTGGAACTTCCCATGGGAAGTTACTTCTAATGTTCAACCAAACAACATTTAGTACTTCCTAGGAAATGTTAATACATGGGAAAATCTTATTCCTAGGAACTTTATCAACCAAACATTACCTAATATGTCTTCTAATGGCTGTTACTAAACTTTCCTCAAGATAACAATGTTTTCTGACTAtcatattttcatttttcacaTTGGTTTTCTTATAAATCACTGATGTGGAAAAGGACTAGGACTAGAGAGTGGTTTAGGGAATTTCACAAGACTAATCATGGTCCTAAAATATCATAGGTGGGATCCTTTATATAATCATGAAATCATCCAAAAATGGAAGCCAAAGCGAGAAAGAACTGCACGATAAGGTGATCTAATCCAAAGGATGTTCCGGCTCTATGCCAGGAGTCCAGGAAccacaaaaataattatttctaaTAATTCAAATGTGGGATTAATATTGGATAGAAGGATTGGCCTTGCTTCAGAAAAAGACGCGGAAATTCAAGAAAGGTTAACATAGCATAACTGCATAAAGCCTACCTCCATCACTTTGCCCTCGTAGTCTCGCAACTGCTTAGCGTATGTCATGTCTTTACTTGCAACCCGAATCATATAGGACGAAATCCATCCAACTGTCATGCCTAAGACTACAAGTAGCTGAACCACATTTCCTGCTTGTAATGGATCAACTCCAACAAACTGCGCAGAACACAATTGTGAGACAAATTTATAAGACCATAACATAAGCTAATAACTTACTGATGTAACAAATTTGTACAAAGAACTAAAACTAGATATATTGATCTTGTTTTCTATCTTTGGCCTTTTATTATTAACTGGGTTATGCTCAGATCAACTTCCTTCCGGGTACAATTCACAGGTCACCCTTTTCATCAAAAAAAGTTGGTTTTGGGTCAGTCATTCTGGTTAGGTTAACTTTCTTAGACAGATTTACATACAACTAATTAACTTTGTATGTAGAAAGAATATCTTCAATTGCAACAGAAATCTCAAAAGTCAAAACATTTGAGAAGAAAATATACAATGGATTCCTTAGTAGAATGCGCAAAGTTGCAAACCAACAATGAAATGAAAATCTTATGGAATTAATCAAAGGTTAGGATACCTCCAATCCACTCTTCAATCCCACTCCAAAAGCAGTTACTCCTAACCCAATCAGCAGCACATCCTTCCTGCTGTACCCAAAAGGCACCTGGTAATTGAGCATTTTAACACAACTTTTCCGTCAGATAGCAAAAAGAAATGTACATGATAGTTCAAAAATTGATTCATGGAACACTTCTAAAATATCtccagcaaaaaaaaaaaaaaaaaaaaaaaacttgcaaCGCAGGATATGTTCAGAATCTTATGTCAGAGACTTATCATACCATTAGCTTTCCACTTTACCATTGTTGAATTTGTGAACTCACGTTTTAGGAGtgcaacaattttttttgtattttttaataaaaatacagaTACATATTTTATCCACTAACACCCCTACCTTTTGCATACTTGGGGAAAGACTTCACATAGCCGGAAAATGATGTTGCAGTTGACTAACTTTCAAGAATGAAGTTATAAAAGAGCGAAGTTTTCCGCCTAATAGAAGTGAATTTTTGCCCCCAAACTTcctaatgggttgaaactcaaaagatatatttttttttcttttaaaacaaccaacaattGTATCTTTTTTTTCATTGGGACTTGGGAAATACCAACAAACTCAAAAGTTAATAGCGCCATGCGATATATTCTCCATCCATTCTCCAACGTTTTTGCAATTGATAAGTGAGGAATTTCAGTATTCAAGTATGATATATCAGATATATCTTCTGCCTGGATAAGTGAGGAATTTCAGCATTTAAGTACAGGATGATCTATCAGATATATCTTCCAAGTTCTAGCTTTTGAGACTCTGGTATAAGTGCTCGTAAAATTCAGGTTTTCTGAGTTGACACCCTCTTCACTTTGTAAATTATCTCAAAtacatggtgtatgtgacttaTTTCTATTTAAGTATCTATAACCATATACAAAAATAATTGTGACAAAATCATTGCATAATGAGTACTTTATTCCAGAAGAAATATATTAATCTATAAGTAAAATAACCAAACACAATCTACATCAATAGGAGGTAGGCACACAAATAATCAATGACAGTTCATCGTCCTTTGGTAAAGGTAAATTACATTCTTTTAGAATCTTTAATAGATGAACGATATAAAGAGGAAAATTACATTTTTTTAATCTCCTTATCAGAGGTGGTCTGAGTGTGTGACATACCCAAACTTGTATTGAATCACAAATTGGGACGACTCTTTGTATTAGTTAGAATAAGTAGGTTGATAGAAGTGCCCTTCGCACTGAAACATGGATTCTAGATGTTGGATTGTACATTGCATACTAATTTGATTCATGATTCAAAATACAATACAGGGAAATGGAATATTATAATACTAAACACGGGCTATTAAGATATCGGAAAGTCCATGTGATGTGTTACTCCTTACTATTTGCCGTCCagcaataatttaattttctctctctaaatacgTCATAGATGGCTACATTGAAGGACAACATTTTATCCTTTCAAGTCTATAACCAGTATACAACACTCACGGATAAAATCCCTCCATTCTTTCAAGTCTCGTCCCTATGTTATTAGTTGTTAATATTTCCACCCTACGATTATTTCTTCTTACTCCAAAATCGTTGTAGACTACAACTTTTTCATAGATTAACCTTTTGCTTTTTTAAGGCACACTCATAAAGACAACCCTATGTTGTGTTGCTTATTTCCAAGCCTTAAATACGGTGCCCACTGGCGTTGGTTCACTAGTCAAGGTTATCCGATGACTTTGCAAAGTTAAGTGTGCTACGAAAATGGCTATGTAAGGAAACTTGTAAACAGGTAAGTAAGAGTGTTTGAGAAAGGTTTTTGTATTGGTTGATAGTGATTATAAATGCGTTGGTTGGTTGTACCCGCTACACAAATGAATGGGGCAACCTATTAATAGGAACCCAAGTCCCTATAACTTCTACTCTAGAATATTCTACACTGATCTTTACAAGGAAAACCCTACAACTCTATAGAATGTTCTCAACTCCAAAGGAATTTATACATACAAGGAGGCTTCTAGAGAACTCCCTAAAATTTGTACAAAGGATTCTAGAGTGTTCCATTACCTAGAACCTACAAAAAACAACCAAGCTAGAATGCCTAAGAACCTCGTAGAACATTCTAGTACCATACGAGCCAAACCGGATTGACCTGCCGCAAACCATGACTTTCTAGGCTGATGAGGAAAATCTGGCCCAACCATCAACTTCATTGGGCCAAAACTGGTAGGGACCCGAGTTACAGCTCTAACGGACTTTATTTGGTCCCCAAACCATCTCATTTTTACGTAATTACGTTATTGTCACGTGGGTGTTCACTAGTAATTTTTCCCCTATTTAAAATAATCCTCTATAGGGGGTGGGCGCTCTTGATAGTTGTTGCTTACTGCCCTGTTGCTATGATGTTGCCTATGCGACCAGTGCCATCGCCCATGGTATGCACATGATGCACTTTGTTGCCTAGACGACCCACACGGGCCATTTTCCGATGGTGCCCAGCGACCTTGCTGTCACCCTTGGCGGTGCACTGCGTTGCCTAGCGATGCTCATTGCCTTGCATGACGTTGCATGCGATGGCGTGGGAGGTCATACGTGACACCTCActagaattttaaaaaaatcctTCCATTCTTTCTAATTTCATCCTCGTTTATGCTCCCTCCGTATAAAATTAATTGGTGCACTTTCCATAATCAGCCGTATTTTATTAATTGATGCACTTTCTATTTATGGAAGTTTTTTCCCTTATTTATATTTCTTTCTTATCCTAAGTACCTCACTATTAATATTTTATCATTTGTTACttatcttttcttttctttaaatattttaatggggcttactatttaccgccccacattactcaaaaccgccctaATATTTTACCTATATAACCCTCTTTATTTACCCCTTTATTTTTAACATTTACCATTACCATTTATTTTTTTACCGCTTCCCCCACATCACTGCCGGAGCACCACCGCCGGACCACCACTGCCGGAGCGCCGCCACCGGAGCACCACCGCAGCCGGAGCACCACCTCCTGCCGGAGCACCACCGCCGGTGACTGTAGCCCGGAGCACCGCCGCCGGAACCCACTTCCAACACCACGCCGACCACCACAATGCGAAACAACTTTTACATGGCCGAGACTACCGGAGGAAATTCAAATTCACaagaggtatttttt contains these protein-coding regions:
- the LOC110803185 gene encoding uncharacterized protein, whose protein sequence is MTAAIANLQQFNFDYRGTTFIPTINSSSSHHSFSKVGINSQILDKKDASLKKICCSNKRLLRSRFLVTRCSGGSSSSNDTLEESSSQTKVPFGYSRKDVLLIGLGVTAFGVGLKSGLEFVGVDPLQAGNVVQLLVVLGMTVGWISSYMIRVASKDMTYAKQLRDYEGKVMEKRLEGLTEAEIQVLIEQVEEEKRVASLAANNRPNSEQVN